In Nocardioides dokdonensis FR1436, the following are encoded in one genomic region:
- a CDS encoding anti-sigma factor antagonist: MDLTLATRDADGKTIVAVGGEIDVYTAPKLRDKITELVAAGVYDLVIDMEAVEFLDSTGLGVLVGGLKKVRAHDGSLHLVCTQDRLLKIFRITGLAKVFVIHQSADDALAAT, translated from the coding sequence GTGGACCTCACCCTTGCGACACGCGACGCCGATGGCAAGACCATCGTTGCGGTCGGCGGGGAGATCGATGTCTACACAGCACCGAAGCTCCGGGACAAGATCACCGAGCTGGTCGCTGCGGGCGTCTACGACCTCGTCATCGACATGGAAGCCGTCGAGTTCCTCGACTCCACCGGCCTGGGCGTCCTCGTGGGCGGGCTGAAGAAGGTCCGCGCGCACGACGGGTCGCTGCACCTGGTGTGCACCCAGGACCGCCTGCTGAAGATCTTCCGCATCACCGGGCTGGCCAAGGTCTTCGTGATCCACCAGTCGGCCGACGACGCGCTCGCCGCCACCTGA